Proteins from a genomic interval of Alosa alosa isolate M-15738 ecotype Scorff River chromosome 8, AALO_Geno_1.1, whole genome shotgun sequence:
- the susd6 gene encoding sushi domain-containing protein 6 isoform X1, whose product MSGGMVAVPSPLAPCSVSPRLAVPVVLLLATLTRAHASGCPRPSGVQHGWVNLTETNRGSVPVGTLLQYSCYPGYMLDGPSVITCAASGHWSYEPPLCIRTDACRPPSKPENGGYTCHPSPCRQFTQGTAIEYYCDEGYTLRGEYKYRTCQNGEWDLGLLISCHLIQDNMVQGCPRPSGVQHGWVNLTETNRGSVPVGMVLQYSCDPGYMLDGPSVITCAASGHWSYQPPLCIRTDDCQPPSEPENGGYTCHPSPCHRLTQGTVIEYFCDEGFALKGEYNYRTCQNGEWDSAMQVSCHQSQGKDEHSPLAMPALSIVASTASSVALILLLVVLFVLLQPKLKSLHHSRREQGVSGQPSSIVVEGVQVSLPSYEEAVYGSSGVATAASSSSSSSSSSSAPQESRVQIVLSEGPQSDGGSQADCRLLPCTSSSSSSASSSRSLRHAETVLVHPAPSCSSSSPSPYSPPSPCSWAAEQPSSSGASAAAGPLPHDSESSDQHSLLSLTSSEDFADDIPLLKEA is encoded by the exons ATGAGTGGCGGCATGGTGGCAGTGCCCAGCCCTCTGGCCCCGTGCTCAGTCTCGCCCAGGCTGGCAGTGCCCGTCGTGCTACTGCTGGCCACACTCACCAGGGCCCACGCGTCAG GATGCCCCCGGCCCTCGGGCGTGCAGCACGGCTGGGTGAACCTGACGGAGACCAATCGGGGCTCGGTCCCTGTGGGCACACTGCTGCAGTACAGCTGCTACCCGGGCTACATGCTGGACGGGCCCAGCGTCATCACGTGCGCCGCCTCGGGACACTGGTCCTACGAGCCTCCCCTCTGCATACGCACAGACG CTTGTCGACCGCCCAGCAAGCCAGAGAACGGGGGTTACACCTGCCACCCCTCCCCCTGCCGTCAGTTTACCCAGGGCACGGCTATCGAGTACTACTGCGACGAAGGGTACACGCTCAGGGGGGAGTACAAGTACCGCACCTGCCAGAATGGCGAGTGGGACCTGGGCTTGCTGATTAGCTGTCACCTGATCCAAGACAACATGGTGCAGG GATGCCCCCGGCCCTCGGGCGTGCAGCACGGCTGGGTGAACCTGACGGAGACCAATCGGGGCTCGGTCCCTGTGGGCATGGTGCTGCAGTACAGCTGTGACCCGGGCTACATGCTGGACGGGCCCAGCGTCATCACGTGTGCCGCCTCGGGACACTGGTCCTACCAGCCTCCCCTCTGCATACGCACAGACG ATTGCCAGCCGCCCAGCGAGCCAGAGAACGGTGGCTATACCTGCCACCCGTCCCCTTGTCATCGGCTGACCCAGGGCACCGTGATCGAGTACTTCTGCGACGAGGGCTTCGCCCTGAAAGGAGAGTACAATTACCGCACCTGCCAGAATGGGGAGTGGGACTCGGCCATGCAAGTCAGCTGCCACCAAAGTCAAG GGAAGGACGAGCACTCGCCGCTGGCCATGCCGGCCCTGTCCATCGTGGCGTCCACCGCCAGCTCCGTGGCCCTCatcctgctgctggtggtgctgtTCGTGCTGCTGCAGCCCAAACTCAAGTCCCTGCACCACAGCCG ACGTGAGCAGGGTGTGTCGGGCCAGCCGTCCTCCATCGTAGTGGAGGGGGTGCAGGTGTCGCTGCCCTCCTACGAGGAGGCCGTGTATGGCAGCAGCGGCGTGGCCAcagccgcctcctcctcctcctcctcctcctcctcctcctccgcgcCCCAGGAGTCCCGCGTGCAAATTGTGCTCTCCGAGGGCCCCCAATCCGACGGCGGCTCCCAGGCCGACTGTCGCCTCCTCCCTTGCacctcctcgtcctcgtcctccgCCAGTTCCTCGCGCTCCCTGCGTCACGCCGAGACAGTGCTGGTGCACCCGGCGCCCTCCTGCTCGTCCTCGTCCCCCTCGCCCTACTCGCCCCCCTCGCCCTGCTCCTGGGCCGCTGAGCAGCCTAGTTCGTCGGGCGCCAGCGCCGCTGCTGGCCCACTGCCCCATGATTCGGAGAGCAGCGACCAGCACAGTCTGctctccctcacctcctccGAGGACTTTGCTGACG ATATTCCTTTGTTGAAGGAAGCCTAA
- the susd6 gene encoding sushi domain-containing protein 6 isoform X2 — MSGGMVAVPSPLAPCSVSPRLAVPVVLLLATLTRAHASGCPRPSGVQHGWVNLTETNRGSVPVGTLLQYSCYPGYMLDGPSVITCAASGHWSYEPPLCIRTDGCPRPSGVQHGWVNLTETNRGSVPVGMVLQYSCDPGYMLDGPSVITCAASGHWSYQPPLCIRTDDCQPPSEPENGGYTCHPSPCHRLTQGTVIEYFCDEGFALKGEYNYRTCQNGEWDSAMQVSCHQSQGKDEHSPLAMPALSIVASTASSVALILLLVVLFVLLQPKLKSLHHSRREQGVSGQPSSIVVEGVQVSLPSYEEAVYGSSGVATAASSSSSSSSSSSAPQESRVQIVLSEGPQSDGGSQADCRLLPCTSSSSSSASSSRSLRHAETVLVHPAPSCSSSSPSPYSPPSPCSWAAEQPSSSGASAAAGPLPHDSESSDQHSLLSLTSSEDFADDIPLLKEA, encoded by the exons ATGAGTGGCGGCATGGTGGCAGTGCCCAGCCCTCTGGCCCCGTGCTCAGTCTCGCCCAGGCTGGCAGTGCCCGTCGTGCTACTGCTGGCCACACTCACCAGGGCCCACGCGTCAG GATGCCCCCGGCCCTCGGGCGTGCAGCACGGCTGGGTGAACCTGACGGAGACCAATCGGGGCTCGGTCCCTGTGGGCACACTGCTGCAGTACAGCTGCTACCCGGGCTACATGCTGGACGGGCCCAGCGTCATCACGTGCGCCGCCTCGGGACACTGGTCCTACGAGCCTCCCCTCTGCATACGCACAGACG GATGCCCCCGGCCCTCGGGCGTGCAGCACGGCTGGGTGAACCTGACGGAGACCAATCGGGGCTCGGTCCCTGTGGGCATGGTGCTGCAGTACAGCTGTGACCCGGGCTACATGCTGGACGGGCCCAGCGTCATCACGTGTGCCGCCTCGGGACACTGGTCCTACCAGCCTCCCCTCTGCATACGCACAGACG ATTGCCAGCCGCCCAGCGAGCCAGAGAACGGTGGCTATACCTGCCACCCGTCCCCTTGTCATCGGCTGACCCAGGGCACCGTGATCGAGTACTTCTGCGACGAGGGCTTCGCCCTGAAAGGAGAGTACAATTACCGCACCTGCCAGAATGGGGAGTGGGACTCGGCCATGCAAGTCAGCTGCCACCAAAGTCAAG GGAAGGACGAGCACTCGCCGCTGGCCATGCCGGCCCTGTCCATCGTGGCGTCCACCGCCAGCTCCGTGGCCCTCatcctgctgctggtggtgctgtTCGTGCTGCTGCAGCCCAAACTCAAGTCCCTGCACCACAGCCG ACGTGAGCAGGGTGTGTCGGGCCAGCCGTCCTCCATCGTAGTGGAGGGGGTGCAGGTGTCGCTGCCCTCCTACGAGGAGGCCGTGTATGGCAGCAGCGGCGTGGCCAcagccgcctcctcctcctcctcctcctcctcctcctcctccgcgcCCCAGGAGTCCCGCGTGCAAATTGTGCTCTCCGAGGGCCCCCAATCCGACGGCGGCTCCCAGGCCGACTGTCGCCTCCTCCCTTGCacctcctcgtcctcgtcctccgCCAGTTCCTCGCGCTCCCTGCGTCACGCCGAGACAGTGCTGGTGCACCCGGCGCCCTCCTGCTCGTCCTCGTCCCCCTCGCCCTACTCGCCCCCCTCGCCCTGCTCCTGGGCCGCTGAGCAGCCTAGTTCGTCGGGCGCCAGCGCCGCTGCTGGCCCACTGCCCCATGATTCGGAGAGCAGCGACCAGCACAGTCTGctctccctcacctcctccGAGGACTTTGCTGACG ATATTCCTTTGTTGAAGGAAGCCTAA
- the susd6 gene encoding sushi domain-containing protein 6 isoform X3, protein MLDGPSVITCAASGHWSYEPPLCIRTDACRPPSKPENGGYTCHPSPCRQFTQGTAIEYYCDEGYTLRGEYKYRTCQNGEWDLGLLISCHLIQDNMVQGCPRPSGVQHGWVNLTETNRGSVPVGMVLQYSCDPGYMLDGPSVITCAASGHWSYQPPLCIRTDDCQPPSEPENGGYTCHPSPCHRLTQGTVIEYFCDEGFALKGEYNYRTCQNGEWDSAMQVSCHQSQGKDEHSPLAMPALSIVASTASSVALILLLVVLFVLLQPKLKSLHHSRREQGVSGQPSSIVVEGVQVSLPSYEEAVYGSSGVATAASSSSSSSSSSSAPQESRVQIVLSEGPQSDGGSQADCRLLPCTSSSSSSASSSRSLRHAETVLVHPAPSCSSSSPSPYSPPSPCSWAAEQPSSSGASAAAGPLPHDSESSDQHSLLSLTSSEDFADDIPLLKEA, encoded by the exons ATGCTGGACGGGCCCAGCGTCATCACGTGCGCCGCCTCGGGACACTGGTCCTACGAGCCTCCCCTCTGCATACGCACAGACG CTTGTCGACCGCCCAGCAAGCCAGAGAACGGGGGTTACACCTGCCACCCCTCCCCCTGCCGTCAGTTTACCCAGGGCACGGCTATCGAGTACTACTGCGACGAAGGGTACACGCTCAGGGGGGAGTACAAGTACCGCACCTGCCAGAATGGCGAGTGGGACCTGGGCTTGCTGATTAGCTGTCACCTGATCCAAGACAACATGGTGCAGG GATGCCCCCGGCCCTCGGGCGTGCAGCACGGCTGGGTGAACCTGACGGAGACCAATCGGGGCTCGGTCCCTGTGGGCATGGTGCTGCAGTACAGCTGTGACCCGGGCTACATGCTGGACGGGCCCAGCGTCATCACGTGTGCCGCCTCGGGACACTGGTCCTACCAGCCTCCCCTCTGCATACGCACAGACG ATTGCCAGCCGCCCAGCGAGCCAGAGAACGGTGGCTATACCTGCCACCCGTCCCCTTGTCATCGGCTGACCCAGGGCACCGTGATCGAGTACTTCTGCGACGAGGGCTTCGCCCTGAAAGGAGAGTACAATTACCGCACCTGCCAGAATGGGGAGTGGGACTCGGCCATGCAAGTCAGCTGCCACCAAAGTCAAG GGAAGGACGAGCACTCGCCGCTGGCCATGCCGGCCCTGTCCATCGTGGCGTCCACCGCCAGCTCCGTGGCCCTCatcctgctgctggtggtgctgtTCGTGCTGCTGCAGCCCAAACTCAAGTCCCTGCACCACAGCCG ACGTGAGCAGGGTGTGTCGGGCCAGCCGTCCTCCATCGTAGTGGAGGGGGTGCAGGTGTCGCTGCCCTCCTACGAGGAGGCCGTGTATGGCAGCAGCGGCGTGGCCAcagccgcctcctcctcctcctcctcctcctcctcctcctccgcgcCCCAGGAGTCCCGCGTGCAAATTGTGCTCTCCGAGGGCCCCCAATCCGACGGCGGCTCCCAGGCCGACTGTCGCCTCCTCCCTTGCacctcctcgtcctcgtcctccgCCAGTTCCTCGCGCTCCCTGCGTCACGCCGAGACAGTGCTGGTGCACCCGGCGCCCTCCTGCTCGTCCTCGTCCCCCTCGCCCTACTCGCCCCCCTCGCCCTGCTCCTGGGCCGCTGAGCAGCCTAGTTCGTCGGGCGCCAGCGCCGCTGCTGGCCCACTGCCCCATGATTCGGAGAGCAGCGACCAGCACAGTCTGctctccctcacctcctccGAGGACTTTGCTGACG ATATTCCTTTGTTGAAGGAAGCCTAA